The proteins below are encoded in one region of Winogradskyella helgolandensis:
- the rpmF gene encoding 50S ribosomal protein L32 encodes MAHPKRKISKTRRDKRRTHYKASVPQIATCPTTGEPHLYHRAHWFEGKLYYRGQVLIDNSVEEENAA; translated from the coding sequence ATGGCACATCCAAAGCGTAAAATATCGAAAACAAGAAGAGATAAAAGAAGAACACATTATAAAGCTTCTGTACCTCAAATAGCAACTTGCCCAACAACTGGTGAGCCACATTTATACCATAGAGCACATTGGTTCGAAGGTAAACTATATTACAGAGGTCAAGTCCTTATTGACAACTCTGTTGAAGAAGAAAACGCAGCATAA
- a CDS encoding FecR family protein — protein sequence MDKEYLLKKWLDNDLSEAEAKAFKALDDAKLYEEIVDEAQRFGAHHQAKVPAFETLDKRLQDKKATPFNWMKVASRFAAIFVIGLALFLFLNKDNTNIISTDLAQKETITLPDNSRVELNELSQLDYNSSNWKNERTLNLKGEAFFDVEKGKRFDVTTTLGKVSVLGTEFNVLSKDSIFKVTCYEGLVEVRYNDEAIQLPAGSEFILVSGKAQKSNVAIAEPYWLKKMSVFKDAPIKAVLLELENQYNISVTDSISANNLRFTGAFEHNNLNSALKSISQPLGLTYSIINNEKVTIRNVKN from the coding sequence ATGGACAAAGAATATTTATTAAAAAAATGGTTGGATAATGACTTATCTGAAGCGGAAGCAAAAGCTTTTAAGGCTTTAGATGATGCAAAGCTGTATGAAGAAATTGTAGATGAAGCGCAACGATTTGGTGCCCATCATCAGGCAAAAGTTCCGGCTTTTGAAACTTTAGATAAACGATTACAAGATAAAAAAGCAACACCTTTCAATTGGATGAAAGTAGCTTCAAGATTTGCAGCCATTTTTGTAATTGGTTTAGCACTATTTTTATTTTTGAATAAAGATAATACCAATATAATTTCAACCGATTTAGCACAAAAAGAAACGATTACACTTCCTGATAATTCTAGAGTAGAACTTAATGAATTATCCCAACTTGACTACAATTCTTCAAATTGGAAAAACGAAAGAACGCTAAACCTGAAAGGGGAAGCTTTTTTTGATGTTGAAAAAGGAAAGCGTTTCGACGTCACTACTACACTTGGAAAAGTGAGTGTTTTAGGTACAGAGTTTAATGTGCTATCCAAAGACAGTATTTTTAAAGTTACCTGCTATGAAGGTTTAGTAGAAGTGCGTTATAATGATGAGGCTATTCAATTGCCTGCAGGTTCAGAGTTTATTTTAGTTTCAGGAAAGGCTCAAAAATCTAATGTTGCAATTGCAGAACCGTATTGGCTTAAAAAGATGAGTGTATTTAAAGATGCACCAATTAAAGCGGTTCTTTTAGAACTTGAAAATCAATATAATATTAGCGTTACAGATTCAATTAGTGCTAACAATTTAAGGTTTACAGGTGCATTTGAGCACAACAATCTTAATAGTGCTTTAAAATCTATTTCCCAGCCACTTGGTTTGACCTATAGTATTATAAATAACGAAAAGGTAACGATCCGTAATGTTAAAAATTGA
- a CDS encoding riboflavin synthase, with protein MFTGIIEDLGTIEKINRDGGNLHITVQTSITNELKIDQSVAHNGVCLTVVDIEGDTYTVTAIQETLDKTNLGFLKENEFVNIERAMKLGDRLDGHIVQGHVDQIATCADIITKDGSWVFTFEYDKSLNNITIEKGSITVNGVSLTVVNSQLNRFSVAIIPYTFNHTTLKTIKVGDTINLEFDVIGKYVKRLNDLRN; from the coding sequence ATGTTCACAGGTATTATAGAAGATCTCGGTACAATCGAAAAAATAAATAGAGATGGAGGAAATCTTCATATTACAGTACAAACCTCTATAACAAATGAATTAAAAATTGATCAAAGTGTTGCTCATAATGGTGTGTGTTTAACTGTTGTTGACATTGAAGGAGATACATATACAGTTACAGCTATCCAAGAAACGCTTGACAAAACCAATTTAGGATTTCTAAAAGAAAATGAATTTGTAAATATAGAACGTGCTATGAAACTTGGCGATCGCTTAGATGGCCATATTGTTCAAGGTCATGTGGATCAGATTGCTACTTGTGCAGATATTATTACAAAAGATGGCAGTTGGGTTTTTACTTTTGAATATGATAAGAGCCTAAACAATATCACAATTGAAAAAGGATCTATTACAGTAAATGGAGTGAGTTTAACGGTTGTGAATTCTCAATTGAATCGTTTCTCTGTAGCCATTATACCTTATACATTTAATCATACGACCTTAAAAACAATAAAAGTTGGTGATACAATAAATTTAGAGTTTGATGTTATCGGAAAATATGTAAAGCGTCTTAATGACCTAAGAAATTAA
- the pdxA gene encoding 4-hydroxythreonine-4-phosphate dehydrogenase PdxA: MKKDEKIIVGISIGDLNGIGAEIVIKTYEDPRSLELNTPVIFASAKTMQFFKTHFNSKINFFSIDSPEKVVHGKVNVVNVWTEPVKIEFGTEDKKIGEYAIKSLEAATNALKAGTIDVLVTAPINKHNIQSETFNFPGHTDYLAKALNGKSLMFMVSDELRVGLLTDHVPLKDASNAITVDLIKEKIATVTKSLKQDFGIRKPKIAVLAINPHAGDNGVIGNEDDTILKPTLEKIKSEGTLVYGPYSADSFFGSNTYRNFDAIIASYHDQGLIPFKTIAFGKGVNYTAGLDKVRTSPDHGTAYEIAGKGIADESSMKQAIVTAIDIFRHREEYNYYSKNPLKKGSR; this comes from the coding sequence ATGAAAAAAGACGAAAAGATAATTGTAGGGATTTCTATTGGAGACCTAAATGGTATTGGTGCAGAAATAGTCATTAAAACTTATGAAGATCCAAGATCTTTAGAGCTAAATACTCCTGTGATTTTTGCTTCGGCAAAAACAATGCAATTCTTTAAGACTCATTTTAATAGTAAAATTAATTTTTTCAGTATTGATTCTCCAGAAAAAGTAGTTCATGGAAAAGTTAATGTGGTTAATGTTTGGACCGAACCTGTAAAAATTGAATTCGGAACAGAAGACAAAAAAATAGGAGAATACGCTATTAAATCTCTGGAAGCCGCTACAAATGCTTTAAAAGCAGGAACTATAGATGTATTGGTGACTGCTCCTATAAACAAACATAATATTCAATCGGAAACATTTAACTTTCCAGGTCATACAGATTATTTAGCTAAAGCCTTAAATGGAAAAAGTTTAATGTTTATGGTGTCTGATGAGTTGCGAGTTGGGCTATTAACAGACCATGTTCCGCTTAAAGATGCTAGCAATGCTATTACAGTAGATCTGATTAAGGAGAAAATAGCAACGGTTACAAAATCATTAAAGCAGGACTTCGGAATTAGAAAACCAAAAATTGCTGTTTTAGCTATTAATCCACACGCAGGTGATAATGGAGTTATAGGAAATGAAGATGATACCATTTTAAAACCCACTTTAGAAAAAATAAAATCTGAAGGCACTTTAGTTTACGGACCTTATTCGGCTGATAGCTTTTTTGGCTCTAACACGTATAGAAATTTCGATGCTATAATTGCTTCTTATCACGATCAAGGCTTAATTCCTTTTAAAACGATTGCTTTTGGGAAAGGGGTTAATTACACAGCCGGTCTAGATAAAGTGAGAACGTCACCAGATCATGGTACAGCATATGAAATAGCAGGAAAAGGTATAGCTGATGAGAGTTCCATGAAACAAGCCATAGTTACAGCAATAGATATTTTTAGACACAGAGAGGAGTATAATTACTACAGTAAAAACCCTTTAAAAAAGGGATCTCGATAG
- a CDS encoding EcsC family protein → MNLTANPISPEDKEALVHAKSSMQNLGWAIRNVNKIGNTVETGVSYVPEKVLVKVQKITESVLLKIIKANLLTIQKNKTFKKPSKNTYKSIVTGTGALSGFFGSSTGFGTAIFASEVTITTKFLMRTIMDIARSEGEDIYTLEGQMACLQVFALGGDSLDDDGMEASYYTTRLALNSALNNVSTAGIKMSLESLVKGASALGSNAVGNFLSKIATRLSLLISEKFLAQAVPIVGAIGGGGLNYVFVDHFQNMATAHFTIRRLERKYGEAEVKLVYEAIKMGIKE, encoded by the coding sequence TTGAATCTAACAGCAAATCCCATATCACCAGAAGACAAAGAAGCCTTAGTGCACGCAAAATCTAGCATGCAAAATTTAGGTTGGGCCATTCGTAATGTCAATAAAATTGGTAATACGGTTGAAACAGGAGTTAGCTACGTACCAGAAAAAGTATTAGTTAAAGTGCAGAAGATTACAGAATCTGTATTATTAAAAATTATAAAAGCTAATTTATTAACCATTCAAAAAAACAAAACTTTTAAAAAGCCTTCAAAAAACACTTATAAAAGTATTGTCACTGGTACAGGAGCTTTAAGTGGTTTTTTTGGATCGTCTACGGGGTTTGGAACTGCTATTTTTGCATCAGAAGTTACGATTACCACTAAGTTTTTAATGCGTACCATTATGGATATAGCACGAAGCGAAGGTGAAGATATCTACACTTTAGAAGGTCAAATGGCATGTCTGCAAGTTTTTGCGCTTGGAGGAGATTCATTAGATGATGATGGCATGGAAGCTAGTTATTACACCACACGTTTGGCATTGAATTCGGCTTTAAATAATGTCTCAACAGCAGGCATAAAAATGAGCTTAGAGAGTTTAGTAAAAGGAGCAAGTGCTTTGGGGTCTAATGCTGTGGGTAATTTTTTATCTAAAATTGCGACAAGATTAAGTCTTCTCATTAGCGAGAAATTTTTGGCGCAAGCTGTACCTATTGTTGGAGCCATTGGAGGAGGTGGTTTAAATTATGTTTTTGTAGATCACTTTCAGAATATGGCAACGGCACATTTTACCATTAGGCGTTTAGAGCGAAAGTATGGAGAGGCTGAGGTTAAATTGGTCTATGAGGCTATAAAAATGGGTATTAAAGAGTAG
- a CDS encoding RNA polymerase sigma factor, whose translation MPKSLHKDICDKLRFSKLYEKYAQSMSNILYYKYGDLLNPSDKVQDAFIKLWENCAKVAPEAAKSYLYTVANNMMLNEVKHQNIVFKHQEVKPKDYTNETPEFMLRKKEFLKRYETALSTLKEEERVAFLLSKVDGKTHKEIGELLNVTKKVAEHRIYAALSKLKDQLEELN comes from the coding sequence TTGCCTAAGTCGCTCCACAAAGATATCTGTGATAAATTGCGCTTTTCTAAACTCTATGAAAAGTATGCACAGAGTATGAGTAACATTTTATATTATAAGTATGGGGATTTGTTAAATCCTTCAGATAAAGTGCAAGATGCCTTTATTAAATTATGGGAAAATTGCGCAAAAGTAGCACCTGAGGCTGCAAAATCTTATTTATATACGGTTGCAAATAATATGATGCTAAATGAAGTAAAGCACCAAAATATTGTATTTAAACATCAAGAAGTTAAGCCTAAGGATTACACCAATGAGACTCCAGAATTTATGTTGCGTAAAAAGGAATTTCTAAAACGCTATGAAACGGCATTATCAACTTTAAAAGAAGAAGAACGTGTTGCTTTTCTTTTAAGTAAGGTTGATGGAAAAACGCATAAAGAAATAGGTGAATTATTAAATGTCACCAAAAAGGTCGCTGAACATAGAATTTATGCGGCTTTAAGTAAGTTGAAAGACCAGTTAGAAGAACTTAATTGA
- the accC gene encoding acetyl-CoA carboxylase biotin carboxylase subunit, with the protein MFKKILIANRGEIALRVIRTCKEMGIRTVAVYSTADAESLHVKFADEAVCIGPPPSSESYLKISNIIAAAEITNADAIHPGYGFLSENAKFSKICEEHGIKFIGASEEMINRMGDKANAKATMKAAGVPCVPGSEGVIETFEDCVKVAKETGYPVMLKASAGGGGKGMRAVWKAEDLQNAWESARSESKAAFGNDDMYMEKLIEEPRHIEIQIVGDSRGKACHLSERDCSIQRRHQKLTEEVPSPFMTDKLRTKMGKAAVKAAEFIKYEGAGTVEFLVDKHRNFYFMEMNTRIQVEHPITEQVIDFDLIREQILVAAGVPISGKNYTPNLHSIECRINAEDPFNDFRPSPGRITTLHAPGGHGVRLDTHVYAGYSIPPNYDSMIAKLITTAQTREEAINKMKRALDEFVIEGIKTTIPFHRQLMDHPEYLAGNYTTKFMEDFKLEKQIEE; encoded by the coding sequence ATGTTTAAAAAAATACTGATTGCCAATAGAGGTGAAATAGCGCTTAGAGTTATTAGAACCTGTAAAGAAATGGGTATACGAACGGTAGCTGTATATTCTACAGCAGATGCTGAAAGTCTTCATGTAAAGTTTGCTGATGAAGCTGTTTGTATTGGACCACCTCCAAGTAGTGAATCCTATCTTAAAATATCAAATATTATTGCAGCTGCAGAAATTACAAATGCAGATGCTATTCATCCGGGTTATGGATTCCTATCTGAAAATGCTAAGTTCTCAAAAATATGTGAAGAGCATGGTATAAAATTCATAGGTGCATCTGAAGAGATGATTAACCGAATGGGTGACAAAGCCAATGCAAAAGCAACCATGAAAGCTGCTGGTGTGCCATGTGTGCCAGGTAGTGAAGGAGTTATTGAAACTTTTGAAGACTGTGTGAAAGTCGCTAAAGAAACAGGATATCCTGTAATGCTTAAAGCTTCTGCAGGCGGTGGAGGAAAAGGAATGAGAGCTGTTTGGAAAGCTGAAGATCTCCAAAATGCATGGGAATCTGCGCGTTCAGAATCTAAAGCAGCTTTTGGAAATGATGATATGTATATGGAGAAACTCATTGAAGAGCCACGCCATATTGAAATACAAATCGTTGGTGATTCACGCGGAAAAGCATGTCATTTATCAGAACGCGATTGCTCAATCCAAAGACGTCATCAAAAGTTAACAGAAGAAGTGCCTTCTCCGTTTATGACAGATAAATTGAGAACTAAAATGGGTAAAGCGGCCGTAAAAGCTGCGGAGTTCATTAAATATGAAGGAGCAGGAACAGTAGAGTTTTTGGTAGATAAGCACCGTAACTTCTATTTTATGGAAATGAATACACGTATCCAAGTTGAACACCCAATAACAGAACAAGTTATTGATTTCGATTTGATTCGTGAGCAAATATTGGTAGCAGCAGGAGTACCAATTTCTGGTAAAAACTATACGCCAAACTTACATTCTATTGAGTGCAGAATTAATGCCGAAGATCCTTTCAATGATTTTAGGCCGTCACCAGGTAGAATTACAACGCTACATGCACCAGGCGGACATGGAGTTCGTTTAGATACGCATGTTTATGCAGGTTATAGTATTCCTCCAAATTACGATTCTATGATTGCTAAGTTAATCACAACAGCGCAAACAAGAGAAGAAGCGATTAATAAAATGAAGCGTGCATTAGATGAATTTGTGATTGAAGGTATAAAAACTACCATCCCTTTTCATAGACAACTAATGGATCATCCAGAGTATTTAGCAGGGAACTATACTACTAAATTCATGGAAGACTTTAAGTTAGAAAAACAGATTGAAGAATAG
- a CDS encoding beta-ketoacyl-ACP synthase III, giving the protein MSKITAAITAVGGYVPEYVLTNKILETMVETNDEWITSRTGIKERRILKEDGKGTSFLAIKAAEDLIQKTGLDPKEIELVIVCTASPDMKAASTAAYTATQIGAVNAFSYDLEAACSSFLFGMSTATAYIEAGRYKKILLIGADKNSSFINYKDRATCIIFGDGAGAVLFEPNEEGLGLQDELLRSNGDGRDFLQATYGGSSYPITEDTFNEGKHYVFQDGKTVFKNAVFNMADVAEKIMKRNDLTNDDISWLAAHQANKRIIDATANRIELEEDKVMMNIQRYGNTTSATLPLLLFDYESQLKKGDKIIFAAFGGGFTWGSIYLKWAYNS; this is encoded by the coding sequence ATGAGTAAAATCACAGCGGCAATTACAGCTGTCGGAGGCTACGTTCCTGAATATGTTTTAACGAACAAAATCCTCGAAACAATGGTTGAAACCAATGATGAGTGGATCACTTCAAGAACTGGTATTAAAGAACGTCGCATTCTTAAAGAGGATGGAAAAGGTACATCGTTTTTAGCCATAAAAGCGGCTGAAGATCTAATTCAAAAAACAGGATTAGACCCAAAAGAGATTGAATTGGTTATTGTTTGTACGGCATCACCAGATATGAAAGCGGCATCAACAGCTGCCTATACAGCAACACAAATTGGAGCCGTAAATGCGTTTTCGTACGATTTGGAAGCTGCATGTTCTAGTTTTCTTTTCGGAATGTCTACAGCAACAGCATATATTGAAGCAGGACGCTATAAAAAAATTCTTTTAATAGGAGCCGATAAAAATTCATCATTCATAAATTATAAAGACAGAGCAACGTGTATCATCTTTGGTGATGGTGCAGGAGCTGTACTTTTTGAACCTAATGAAGAAGGATTAGGTTTACAAGATGAATTACTTAGAAGTAATGGTGACGGAAGAGATTTTTTACAAGCCACTTACGGAGGGTCTTCATATCCTATCACCGAAGATACTTTTAACGAAGGCAAACATTATGTTTTTCAAGATGGAAAAACAGTATTTAAAAATGCTGTTTTTAACATGGCAGATGTCGCAGAGAAGATTATGAAGAGAAATGATCTTACAAACGATGATATCTCATGGTTAGCAGCACACCAAGCCAATAAGCGTATTATTGATGCTACGGCTAATAGAATTGAATTAGAAGAAGATAAAGTAATGATGAACATTCAGAGGTATGGTAACACAACTTCTGCAACGTTGCCATTATTATTGTTTGATTACGAATCACAACTTAAAAAAGGTGATAAAATTATATTTGCTGCCTTTGGTGGCGGATTTACTTGGGGCTCAATTTATCTTAAGTGGGCTTATAATTCCTAA
- the accB gene encoding acetyl-CoA carboxylase biotin carboxyl carrier protein gives MDIKEIQNLIKFVAKSGASEVKLEMDDIKITIRTGSESDTTIVQQMPMQAAPVMQQHIPAQAAAPAQEAAPAAATEDSKYITIKSPIIGTFYRKPSPDKPVFVEVGTDIKEGDVLCVIEAMKLFNEIESEISGKIVKVLVDDSSPVEFDQPLFLVDPS, from the coding sequence ATGGATATAAAAGAAATTCAGAACTTAATTAAATTTGTTGCCAAATCTGGGGCAAGCGAAGTTAAGTTAGAAATGGATGATATTAAAATCACCATTAGAACTGGTTCAGAAAGCGATACCACAATTGTACAACAAATGCCAATGCAAGCAGCTCCAGTAATGCAACAGCATATACCAGCACAAGCTGCTGCACCTGCACAAGAAGCTGCACCAGCAGCTGCAACTGAAGATTCAAAATATATTACAATAAAATCTCCAATAATAGGTACATTTTATCGAAAGCCTTCTCCAGACAAACCCGTTTTTGTTGAGGTTGGTACAGATATTAAAGAAGGAGATGTACTTTGTGTCATCGAAGCTATGAAATTATTTAACGAGATTGAATCAGAGATTTCTGGTAAAATTGTTAAAGTACTTGTTGATGATTCATCACCAGTAGAATTCGATCAGCCATTATTCTTGGTAGATCCATCATAA
- a CDS encoding YceD family protein has protein sequence MKALKSYTIPFVGLKIGMHHFDFQIDNTFFKHFEFDEYNAVDVKIDLEFEKRSTLLELYFSAKGSINLNCDITNEPYDQAINDDFKLVVKFGNEYNDDNEDILIIPHGEYEINVAQYIYELIILAVPIKRIHPGIEDGTLQSDILSKLEELSPSEDHKVKSSEDIDPRWNNLKKLLTDK, from the coding sequence ATGAAGGCATTAAAATCTTATACGATCCCTTTTGTAGGTTTAAAGATAGGAATGCATCATTTTGATTTTCAAATTGATAATACGTTCTTTAAGCATTTTGAATTTGATGAATATAATGCAGTTGATGTTAAAATTGACCTAGAATTCGAGAAAAGATCAACCCTTTTAGAGTTGTATTTTTCGGCTAAAGGTTCAATAAATTTGAATTGCGATATTACGAATGAGCCTTATGACCAAGCGATCAACGACGATTTTAAATTAGTAGTTAAGTTTGGAAATGAGTATAACGATGATAATGAAGATATCTTAATTATACCTCATGGCGAATATGAAATTAATGTAGCACAATATATATATGAGCTGATAATTTTAGCAGTTCCTATTAAAAGAATTCATCCAGGTATTGAAGATGGTACATTACAATCAGACATACTTTCAAAATTAGAAGAATTAAGTCCTAGTGAGGACCATAAAGTAAAATCATCAGAGGATATTGATCCTCGTTGGAATAATTTAAAAAAACTATTAACGGATAAATAA
- a CDS encoding TonB-dependent receptor — protein MLKIDWITFLVSFLCCLSVSAQTNDEKVSIIDALNDISKAHNITFNYKSDLLKNINVIPISSSISLKAKIKNLEQQTHLKFRKISDVVISITEMITVCGYVRDRLDNPLYGATINTKSNYAVTNEEGYFEIEIPSVDAILTIRFIGFKTIERQAEFFNLNSCESITLIEEAEVFSSVVLNGYIIKGIDKQRDGSIAIDYSKFTLLPGLIESDVLQTVQALPSVISVDETVSNINIRGGSNDQNLLLWDGIKMYQSSHFFGLISSFNPQMTQTATVINNGTDASYTDGVSGTIDMRSNKNIDSSFEGSFGLNLLNADLFLNLPIGEKSSVQIAGRKSIDELVRTPTYETYFKRVTQDTEIEENTTSVSNSNQSFDFYDSSLRWLYNPTNKDFIRLNFLLVHNDLTFDESALFNGIQETRESSISQKSISAGLNYKRQWNDNLSTVLNIYNTDYKLQAVNANIMAEQRFLQENIVSETSVKLEGFYTQNQWQFNLGYNFIESEITNLNDIDVPRFVRRDSEVLREQAVFAHAKFENENKNLIVKLGSRVNYIEKFDELIIEPRLSIRKALGNHFELEALGEFKHQNTSQIINFQNDFLGVEKRRWQLTDNDSIPIIKSKQASIGLLYKNKGWLLDVKGYYQNVDGITTQSQSFTTKYEFEKEKGSYDVFGAEFLVRKNFNNLNMWLSYAYMKNDYTFETLEDIEFPSNFDITHAFTFGATYSNDTWNISAGLNYRVGKPTSIPLIGSEVINDAVNFDNANNERLQEYIRIDASALYKFRINKALRSEVGISAWNVSDVKNPINNYYRIDGETNPIKFSRYSLGITTNAVLRIYF, from the coding sequence ATGTTAAAAATTGATTGGATTACTTTTCTAGTAAGTTTCTTGTGTTGTCTTTCTGTGAGCGCGCAAACTAATGACGAAAAAGTTTCAATAATAGATGCACTCAATGATATTTCTAAGGCGCACAACATCACTTTTAATTATAAAAGTGATCTTCTTAAAAATATTAATGTAATTCCTATATCTAGTAGCATAAGTCTTAAGGCTAAAATTAAAAACTTAGAACAGCAAACCCATTTAAAATTTAGGAAGATTAGTGATGTGGTGATCTCTATCACAGAAATGATTACTGTTTGTGGTTATGTACGAGACCGTTTAGACAATCCACTTTATGGAGCAACAATTAATACAAAAAGTAATTATGCTGTTACCAATGAGGAAGGTTATTTTGAAATTGAAATACCTTCAGTAGATGCTATTTTAACCATCCGATTTATTGGTTTTAAAACCATAGAGCGTCAAGCCGAGTTTTTTAATCTTAATAGTTGTGAGTCTATAACGCTCATAGAAGAAGCAGAAGTGTTTAGTTCTGTAGTACTCAACGGTTATATTATAAAAGGTATAGACAAACAGCGAGATGGAAGTATCGCTATTGATTATAGTAAGTTCACGCTGTTGCCAGGACTTATTGAGTCTGATGTGTTACAAACTGTTCAAGCATTGCCAAGTGTGATAAGTGTAGATGAAACGGTTTCTAATATTAATATAAGAGGAGGTTCTAACGATCAAAATTTATTGCTTTGGGATGGCATTAAAATGTATCAATCTAGTCATTTTTTCGGATTGATTTCAAGCTTTAATCCACAGATGACACAAACAGCAACGGTTATTAATAACGGAACAGATGCTTCTTATACTGATGGTGTTTCAGGAACAATTGATATGCGATCTAATAAAAATATTGACTCTAGTTTTGAAGGTTCCTTTGGTCTTAACCTTCTTAATGCCGATTTATTTTTGAATCTACCTATTGGCGAAAAATCTTCGGTTCAAATTGCAGGACGGAAATCTATAGATGAATTGGTGCGCACACCAACTTATGAAACCTATTTTAAACGTGTTACGCAAGACACAGAAATAGAAGAAAATACAACTAGTGTTTCCAATTCAAATCAATCTTTCGATTTTTATGATAGCTCTTTACGATGGCTTTACAACCCAACGAATAAGGATTTTATACGATTAAATTTTCTTCTCGTACACAATGATTTAACTTTTGATGAATCTGCACTTTTTAATGGTATACAGGAAACACGAGAAAGTAGTATTTCTCAAAAGAGTATTTCTGCAGGTTTAAATTATAAACGACAATGGAACGATAACTTGAGCACAGTTCTCAATATTTATAATACAGATTACAAGTTACAAGCGGTCAATGCTAATATTATGGCAGAACAGCGCTTCTTGCAAGAAAACATAGTGTCTGAAACGTCTGTAAAACTAGAAGGGTTTTATACCCAAAACCAATGGCAATTTAATTTAGGGTATAATTTCATTGAATCTGAAATTACAAATCTCAACGACATTGATGTGCCACGATTTGTTAGGCGTGACTCTGAAGTTTTAAGAGAACAAGCTGTTTTTGCACACGCTAAGTTCGAAAATGAAAACAAAAATCTTATTGTAAAATTAGGATCTAGAGTTAATTATATTGAAAAGTTTGATGAATTAATTATAGAACCTCGTTTAAGTATTAGAAAAGCTTTAGGAAATCATTTTGAATTAGAAGCTTTAGGCGAATTTAAACATCAAAATACCTCTCAAATTATCAATTTTCAAAATGATTTTCTAGGAGTAGAAAAACGACGATGGCAACTTACGGATAACGATAGCATACCTATTATTAAAAGTAAACAAGCGTCAATAGGATTGCTTTATAAAAATAAAGGTTGGTTATTAGATGTTAAAGGGTATTATCAAAACGTAGATGGCATTACCACACAAAGCCAAAGTTTCACTACCAAATATGAATTTGAAAAAGAAAAAGGTAGCTATGATGTTTTTGGTGCTGAATTTTTAGTCCGAAAAAATTTCAATAATTTAAATATGTGGTTAAGTTACGCTTATATGAAAAACGATTACACTTTTGAAACTCTAGAAGACATAGAGTTTCCTAGTAATTTTGATATCACCCACGCTTTTACATTTGGTGCAACCTATAGTAATGATACGTGGAATATATCTGCAGGACTTAACTATAGAGTTGGCAAACCAACATCGATACCATTAATAGGTAGTGAAGTTATAAATGATGCCGTAAATTTTGATAACGCTAATAACGAAAGATTGCAAGAATACATTAGAATTGATGCTTCAGCACTTTATAAATTTAGAATAAATAAAGCGTTACGTTCAGAAGTGGGTATTTCAGCATGGAATGTATCCGATGTCAAAAATCCAATAAATAATTATTATAGAATTGATGGTGAGACTAATCCGATAAAATTTTCTAGATATTCTTTAGGTATTACTACTAATGCTGTTTTGCGGATTTATTTTTAG